The sequence below is a genomic window from Longimicrobiaceae bacterium.
GCCACGTACACGCTCCCCTCCGGCTCCCGCAGGTCGGCGCTCATGGAGCCCACGTTGACCACGTGTCCCTCGCCGCGCCGCTTCATCCGCTCTACGGCCTCGCGCGCGCAGGCCACGTAGCCGGCCACGTTGGTGCGCACCACGTACTCGATCTCGTCCAGCGCCTCGCCCTCGAAGCCGCCCCCCGTGACGGCGGCGTTGTTCACCAGCACGTCGATCCCGCCCAGCCGCTCGTCGGCCTCCCGGAAGACGCGCCGCACGTCGTCCATGCGCGACACGTCGGCCACCAGGCCGTGCGCCTCGCCGCCCTCGCGCCGGAGCTCCTCCAGCGCCTCGTCCAGCTCCTCCCGGTGCCGCCCGAAGACCAGCACCCGTGCACCGCGTGAGGCCAGCAGCCGGGCGACGGCGCGCCCGATCCCGGTGGTTCCGCCGGTGACCACCACTGCCCTGCCGGCGACGCTCCGGAACTCCACCCCGTACGGATCCCGCTCTTCGCTCCCGGGCATGCTGCTCCTCCACGGCTGGTTGGCTGGACTCGGGGCGGCGGTCCGCCCGCAGGATCCCTGCCGCGGTTCACCACCCGGCCAGCCGTGCCACCCAGGCGCGCTCCTCCGGCCCGAGCCAGGGCGGCGCCCCCGCCTCCGCGTTCTCGGCCATGTGGCGGGGGCTGGTGGTGGCGGGGATGGCGACGTGGCAGCGCGGGTCGCTCAGGATCCACTTGAGGAGCGCCTGCGGCCACGTCCGCACGCCGAAGGGGCGCAGCGGCGCCAGATCCGCGTCCGAAGGAGTCCGGCGGAGGAGGCCGCTCTCGGCGAAGGGGCGCATCACCACCACGCCGAGCCCCAGCTCCTCCGCCAGCGGGAGGATCTCGCGCTCCACCTCGCGCTCGAGGGGGTTGTACGGGACCTGGATGGCGGAGATGCGGCCGGTCTCCATCACCTGGCGCAGCTCCCCGAAGGCGGAAGCGGCGTAGTGCGTCGCGCCGACGGCCCCGACGCGCCCCTCGTCGCGCAGCCGCTCCAGCACTTCCAGGTGCGTGCGCCAGCTCACCAGGTTGTGGACCTGGTACAGCTCGACGCGCCCGCCGAAGAAGCCGAGGGCGCGCTCCACCTGGGCACGCCCCTCCTCCGCGGAGCGCGCCCACATCTTGGTGGCGACCTGCGCCTCGCCGCGGCGGCCCTCGAGCGCGCCGCCGAGGACGCGCTCCGCCTCGCCGTACATGGGCGACGAGTCGAAGAAGCGCGCGCCTCCCTCCAGCGCGGCGTCCACCACGTCGCGGGCGTTCCGCTCCGCGGGCCCGCCGCGTACGTCGAAGGTCTGCCAGGTCCCCATCCCCACCACCGGCACGGTCAGCCCCGTGCTCCCCAGCACCCGCGTCTCCATGCACTCCTCCCGCGCTCGTGGCCGTCCGCTCCCGCCGGGGCCGTGGCACGGGCCGGCAGGACGGGTGCCAGGAACGGAAAAGGCCCCCGCGCCGGCGGGGGCCTCGTGGACGGCAGGCAGGATACGCCGCGTCAGCGGAACGGCAGGTCCACCCCGGCCCGGACGCCCATCCCGTCCAGCCACTCCCGCCGCTCCAAGCGGGAGATCAGCCGCACAGGCGTGTAATCCTTCCACTCCATGGTGTCCTCCACGCGCCGGGTGCGGTACCAGCTGCGCTCGGCGTCCAGCGCCAGCCGGAGCCTCCCCCCGAACCGCACCCCGGCCCCCGCAGCCAGGTACGGCACGCCGGACGGGCGCAGCCACCCCGTCCCCGCGGAGACGGAGAGCGGCATCGCGCGCGTTCCGCCCAGGCGGAGCCGGAGGTCGGCAGCCATGGCCGCACCGTCCCGGTCCGGGTAGTAGACGCCGGTGTGGACGCCGTCGGGGAAGACGGCCGGGTCGAGCGCGCAGACCTCCACGCTGAGGTCCATGATCGCGGCGACCCGGGCCTCGACGGCGAGCGCCCCCCGCGCGACGCCGCCCCG
It includes:
- a CDS encoding aldo/keto reductase; amino-acid sequence: METRVLGSTGLTVPVVGMGTWQTFDVRGGPAERNARDVVDAALEGGARFFDSSPMYGEAERVLGGALEGRRGEAQVATKMWARSAEEGRAQVERALGFFGGRVELYQVHNLVSWRTHLEVLERLRDEGRVGAVGATHYAASAFGELRQVMETGRISAIQVPYNPLEREVEREILPLAEELGLGVVVMRPFAESGLLRRTPSDADLAPLRPFGVRTWPQALLKWILSDPRCHVAIPATTSPRHMAENAEAGAPPWLGPEERAWVARLAGW
- a CDS encoding SDR family oxidoreductase, coding for MPGSEERDPYGVEFRSVAGRAVVVTGGTTGIGRAVARLLASRGARVLVFGRHREELDEALEELRREGGEAHGLVADVSRMDDVRRVFREADERLGGIDVLVNNAAVTGGGFEGEALDEIEYVVRTNVAGYVACAREAVERMKRRGEGHVVNVGSMSADLREPEGSVYVATKGAIQAFSESLRKTVNPGGIKVTLIEPGKVATDMVEMPDAEKREKEEALEMLRPEDVAACVYFALVQPRRCDVVALQVRPHLQVI